A genomic stretch from Clavelina lepadiformis chromosome 5, kaClaLepa1.1, whole genome shotgun sequence includes:
- the LOC143458858 gene encoding fibroleukin-like, translating into MELISTKKGWTTIQRRMNGELNFERGWEDYVRGFGNPSSEYWLGLENMYRLSRQITTVNTLGMIDIQTPAIGFDLEDWDGMNVFVQYTYFWLESKATNYLLNVRGLSGTFRDYFYTAPIYESEFSTPDKDNDDDNNAHCARYRKSGWWFENCFEANLNGAYPKYKQKMKWENIVWAGWKYINNNVTALRFVSMRLYFSVVEP; encoded by the coding sequence ATGGAGCTCATTTCAACTAAGAAGGGCTGGACAACAATACAAAGAAGAATGAACGGGGAGCTTAACTTTGAAAGGGGGTGGGAAGATTATGTTAGAGGGTTTGGGAACCCAAGCAGTGAATATTGGCTCGGACTGGAGAATATGTATAGACTGTCAAGGCAAATTACTACAGTTAACACACTGGGTATGATTGATATTCAAACACCTGCCATAGGATTTGATCTTGAAGACTGGGATGGGATGAATGTATTTGTTCAATACACTTATTTTTGGCTGGAATCAAAAGCAACCAATTACTTGTTAAATGTACGTGGTTTAAGTGGGACTTTTAGGGATTATTTTTACACTGCACCAATATATGAAAGCGAGTTCAGTACGCCAGATAAAGACAATGATGATGATAATAATGCTCATTGTGCCAGATATCGTAAGTCAGGTTGGTGGTTTGAAAACTGCTTTGAAGCAAACTTAAATGGTGCATATCCCAAGTAcaagcaaaaaatgaaatgggAAAACATTGTCTGGGCAGGTTGgaaatacataaataataatGTCACTGCACTGCGATTTGTATCTATGAGGTTGTATTTCAGCGTGGTTGAACCATAA